The following are encoded together in the Novipirellula artificiosorum genome:
- a CDS encoding matrixin family metalloprotease, with the protein MFRTLILTLTTACCLVASPAAAALVTTQEAGLDAIFSQASFGADSIDIRFFPTLTIIDPDLITIDSDADFNKLSTWAPDPFTNVNLFYVDAINFCGSPGANIIGCGSTPGFLVALDSGFAAHPIDGPELIAHEIGHNLGLQHTSGAGLMGPVLNHETTLSEDEVMTIFDSPLVKLDAEGYFINVTPVLVRATAVPEPGSFAICGLVAGAIVARRRRRTA; encoded by the coding sequence GTGTTTCGAACTCTGATTCTGACGCTGACAACGGCGTGTTGCCTTGTCGCGTCGCCTGCCGCCGCCGCACTGGTCACGACCCAGGAGGCAGGTTTGGATGCGATTTTTTCCCAAGCTTCGTTCGGGGCAGATTCGATCGATATTCGTTTTTTTCCGACCTTAACGATCATCGATCCTGATCTGATCACGATCGATTCGGACGCTGATTTCAACAAGCTGTCGACGTGGGCTCCGGACCCGTTCACAAATGTGAATCTGTTCTACGTCGACGCCATCAATTTTTGCGGCTCGCCGGGGGCGAACATCATCGGTTGTGGATCGACTCCAGGGTTTCTGGTTGCACTCGATTCAGGATTCGCGGCCCATCCGATCGATGGGCCTGAATTGATCGCACACGAAATCGGGCATAACCTTGGCCTCCAACACACCAGCGGCGCGGGGCTGATGGGGCCGGTGTTGAATCACGAAACGACGCTTTCGGAGGATGAGGTGATGACGATCTTCGATAGTCCGTTGGTGAAACTTGATGCAGAAGGGTACTTCATCAACGTCACCCCGGTCCTGGTCCGAGCCACCGCGGTTCCCGAGCCGGGGTCGTTTGCAATTTGTGGTTTGGTCGCCGGAGCAATCGTTGCTCGCCGACGTCGTCGGACGGCGTGA
- a CDS encoding sulfotransferase — MTQTTDTFRLTEAVAKGKQLRESGQYDAAESLFRQIAEQLPNRRVGWLGLGQVLLDQLKAADAVIAFEHAMKVQGPTAELHHAMASAKSFLGRLLEAEAHYAEALALKPRHADFFHNYARIKKFTEVDGVHRSIEELLEDPTYSEQERCHLHFAAGKIYDDFGAFDQAFEHFLAGNEAKEASFDQDHWRGLVDSSIQFFDFATLKRIRSPPRPTADLVFIVGMPRSGTTLVEQIVSSHSDVFGAGELPDLNVISGELTKHSPSELRFPYSVNDVDETTFIGLGNFYLQRIQELATGPAKVFCDKSPNNFFFIGLMHALFPNVRVIHCRRHPMDTSLSCYVTNFKKGQEYSYDLDDIAVYYGQYDRLMRYWDEVSTIPIMHVDYEKLVEDQEGVSRKLIEFSGLDWQQECLSFQRNQRVVATASNWQVRQPLYRGSVGRWRNYARHLGPLCDSLLQQGVPVSFENNTQDSTGT; from the coding sequence ATGACACAGACGACGGATACGTTTCGGCTTACCGAGGCGGTGGCTAAAGGGAAACAGCTGCGTGAGTCGGGGCAGTACGATGCAGCGGAGAGCCTATTTCGGCAGATCGCCGAGCAGCTACCCAATCGCCGAGTTGGCTGGTTGGGTCTCGGCCAAGTGCTGCTTGATCAATTGAAAGCAGCTGACGCGGTGATTGCTTTCGAGCACGCCATGAAAGTTCAGGGCCCGACCGCAGAACTGCACCACGCGATGGCTTCGGCAAAGTCGTTCCTCGGCCGATTGCTTGAAGCGGAAGCTCATTATGCCGAAGCCTTGGCACTCAAACCGCGGCATGCTGACTTCTTTCATAACTACGCCAGAATCAAGAAGTTTACCGAAGTCGATGGAGTCCATCGATCCATCGAGGAACTGCTGGAAGATCCCACTTATTCTGAGCAGGAACGCTGCCATTTGCATTTTGCAGCTGGAAAAATCTATGATGATTTTGGTGCATTTGATCAGGCTTTCGAGCATTTCCTTGCGGGTAACGAAGCAAAAGAAGCCTCGTTCGATCAAGACCACTGGCGTGGATTGGTCGACTCATCGATTCAGTTCTTTGATTTCGCGACGCTCAAACGCATCCGATCGCCACCACGTCCGACCGCCGATTTGGTATTCATTGTCGGAATGCCACGCAGTGGTACGACGCTGGTTGAGCAAATTGTTTCATCGCACAGCGACGTATTTGGCGCCGGTGAGCTTCCCGATTTGAACGTGATCTCGGGCGAGTTGACGAAGCATTCGCCGTCGGAGTTAAGGTTCCCATATTCGGTAAACGATGTGGATGAAACCACCTTTATCGGGCTCGGTAATTTCTACCTGCAGCGGATTCAGGAACTAGCGACGGGTCCTGCCAAGGTGTTCTGTGACAAGTCGCCCAATAACTTCTTCTTCATTGGATTAATGCATGCACTGTTTCCCAACGTGCGAGTGATCCATTGCCGCCGGCATCCGATGGACACCTCGCTGTCTTGCTATGTCACCAATTTTAAGAAAGGACAGGAATACAGCTACGATCTTGATGATATTGCGGTTTACTACGGCCAGTATGATCGTCTGATGAGGTATTGGGACGAGGTCTCGACGATCCCGATCATGCATGTGGACTACGAAAAGTTGGTCGAAGATCAAGAGGGCGTTTCTCGAAAGTTGATCGAGTTTTCAGGATTGGATTGGCAACAGGAATGCTTGTCATTTCAGCGTAACCAGCGAGTCGTTGCAACGGCGAGTAATTGGCAGGTTCGGCAACCGCTTTACCGCGGATCGGTAGGACGATGGCGAAACTATGCTCGGCATCTCGGACCGCTCTGTGACAGCCTACTGCAACAGGGAGTGCCCGTGTCGTTCGAGAACAACACTCAGGACTCGACGGGGACATAA
- a CDS encoding zinc-dependent metalloprotease family protein has translation MPILLSRRATGFVGRIACSLLFSCCVSEAWAEIVTNLSLPISHVVTVQPIIVSNTDGSNTAGYMGDVAQTAAIQFNIDLIWSQAGIDVDWLAPNLWNNSLANVGNLLSTQRRPQADLGQIVIDGIIGGVAHPDPLVLNMYFVEIVPGFSQTTLLTANGLSLTPGNGSALHIGDNLPGAIIGGQPLGQELAAKTIAHEIGHNLGLDHSLEPRNMMLAMDTLPPINAQLNAAQTTLAQSSPYATAVPEPSAVVFLGMVAAIGYRHRRRAA, from the coding sequence ATGCCAATTCTTCTTAGTCGTCGCGCCACCGGTTTCGTCGGGCGCATCGCGTGTTCGCTACTGTTTTCGTGTTGCGTCAGCGAAGCATGGGCGGAAATCGTCACCAACCTTTCGCTTCCCATTAGTCATGTGGTGACGGTCCAGCCGATCATCGTGTCCAATACGGATGGCTCGAACACGGCTGGATACATGGGCGACGTGGCGCAAACCGCTGCCATCCAGTTCAACATCGACCTCATTTGGTCTCAGGCTGGGATTGATGTCGATTGGCTCGCGCCCAATCTGTGGAACAACTCGCTTGCGAACGTCGGGAATTTGCTGTCGACCCAACGCCGCCCGCAAGCGGATTTGGGACAGATCGTGATTGATGGGATCATAGGCGGGGTTGCTCACCCCGACCCATTGGTCTTGAACATGTACTTCGTCGAAATCGTGCCTGGCTTTTCGCAAACGACACTGTTGACTGCGAACGGCCTATCTTTGACGCCGGGCAACGGCAGTGCGCTGCACATCGGCGATAACCTGCCGGGCGCCATCATTGGTGGTCAACCACTCGGCCAAGAGTTAGCTGCCAAGACAATTGCTCACGAAATCGGTCATAATCTTGGCTTGGACCATAGTCTGGAGCCGAGAAACATGATGCTGGCCATGGACACCTTACCTCCGATCAACGCCCAACTGAACGCGGCTCAAACGACACTTGCGCAGTCGAGTCCGTACGCCACTGCGGTGCCCGAACCCAGCGCGGTGGTGTTTCTAGGCATGGTTGCTGCGATAGGTTATCGACATCGCCGCAGGGCGGCTTAG